From a single Bradyrhizobium sediminis genomic region:
- a CDS encoding DegQ family serine endoprotease has product MFLRSLAVICFSAMLATPSLAQDRRVPTSPTELKLSYAPIVQRVQPAVVNVYAAKVVQNRNPLLDDPIFRRFFGVPGQQPEQMQRSLGSGVMVDPSGLVVTNNHVIEGADQVKISLSDKREFEAEIVLKDSRTDLAVLRIKDGKEKFPTLDFANSDELLVGDVVLAIGNPFGVGQTVTHGIISALARTQVGITDYQFFIQTDAAINPGNSGGALVDMTGRLAGVNTAIFSRSGGSQGIGFAIPANMVRVVVASAKSGGKAVKRPWLGARLQAVTPEIAETLGLRVPSGALVANVTANSPAARAGLKLSDLIVAIDGQTVDDPNGFDYRFATRPLGGTSQIDVQRAGKTIKLTVLLETAPDTGRDEIVLTSRSPFQGAKVANISPAVADELRIDADTRGVVVTELAEGSTAASVGFQKGDIILGVNNQKIAKTGDLEKATRETARIWRITVVRGGQQINVTLGG; this is encoded by the coding sequence ATGTTTCTACGCTCCCTGGCCGTGATCTGCTTTTCCGCGATGCTGGCCACGCCGTCGCTGGCACAGGACCGCCGCGTACCGACTTCCCCCACGGAGTTGAAGCTCTCCTACGCGCCGATCGTGCAACGCGTGCAGCCCGCGGTAGTCAACGTCTATGCCGCCAAGGTGGTGCAGAACCGCAATCCGCTGCTGGATGATCCGATTTTCCGCCGCTTCTTCGGCGTGCCCGGCCAGCAGCCGGAGCAGATGCAGCGCTCGCTGGGATCCGGCGTGATGGTGGATCCGTCCGGCCTGGTGGTGACCAACAACCACGTCATCGAAGGCGCCGATCAGGTCAAGATTTCGCTTTCCGACAAGCGCGAATTCGAGGCCGAGATCGTGCTCAAGGACAGCCGCACCGATCTGGCGGTGCTGCGGATCAAGGACGGCAAGGAAAAATTCCCGACGCTCGATTTTGCCAACTCGGATGAATTGCTGGTCGGCGACGTCGTGCTGGCGATCGGCAATCCGTTCGGCGTCGGGCAGACCGTCACCCACGGCATCATTTCGGCGCTGGCGCGCACGCAGGTCGGCATCACCGACTACCAGTTCTTCATTCAGACCGATGCCGCGATCAACCCCGGCAATTCCGGCGGCGCGCTGGTCGACATGACCGGCCGGCTCGCCGGCGTCAACACCGCGATCTTCTCGCGCTCCGGCGGATCGCAGGGCATCGGTTTTGCGATCCCCGCCAACATGGTGCGCGTCGTGGTCGCCTCCGCCAAGAGCGGCGGCAAGGCGGTCAAGCGGCCATGGCTCGGCGCGCGATTGCAGGCGGTGACGCCTGAAATCGCGGAGACGCTCGGGCTTCGGGTTCCCTCGGGCGCGCTGGTCGCCAATGTCACCGCCAACAGCCCGGCGGCGCGGGCCGGATTGAAACTGTCCGACCTGATCGTCGCAATCGACGGCCAGACCGTCGACGATCCCAACGGCTTCGACTATCGTTTCGCCACCCGGCCGCTCGGCGGCACCTCACAGATCGACGTGCAGCGCGCCGGCAAGACCATCAAGCTGACCGTTCTGCTGGAAACCGCTCCCGACACCGGGCGCGACGAGATCGTTTTGACATCGCGCTCGCCGTTCCAGGGCGCCAAGGTTGCGAACATATCGCCGGCGGTGGCCGACGAGTTGCGCATCGACGCGGACACCCGGGGCGTCGTGGTGACGGAACTGGCGGAAGGCAGCACCGCCGCCAGCGTCGGTTTCCAGAAGGGCGACATCATCCTCGGGGTCAACAACCAGAAGATCGCCAAGACAGGCGATCTCGAAAAGGCGACGCGCGAGACCGCGCGGATCTGGCGCATCACCGTGGTCCGGGGCGGCCAGCAGATCAACGTCACGCTCGGCGGATGA
- a CDS encoding winged helix-turn-helix transcriptional regulator gives MKRRNFAHRPGCAVEATLDLIDGKWKGVILYHLQDGTQRFGELRRRMPGITQRMLTKQLRALEDDRLVIRTVYAEVPPRVEYRLSEIGESLRPVIDTLKAWGEGHQESLSCAPAPDAAGVPNRAA, from the coding sequence ATGAAACGGCGGAATTTTGCTCACCGGCCGGGCTGCGCGGTTGAAGCGACGCTCGATCTGATCGACGGCAAATGGAAAGGCGTCATCCTCTATCACCTGCAGGACGGCACCCAGCGCTTCGGCGAGTTGCGGCGGCGGATGCCCGGCATTACCCAGCGCATGCTGACCAAGCAGCTGCGGGCGCTCGAGGACGACCGTCTGGTGATCCGCACGGTGTATGCCGAGGTGCCGCCGCGGGTGGAGTACCGGCTCTCGGAGATCGGCGAGAGCCTGCGTCCGGTCATCGATACCTTGAAGGCGTGGGGCGAAGGCCATCAGGAAAGTCTGTCCTGCGCGCCGGCTCCAGACGCCGCCGGAGTCCCCAATCGCGCCGCATAA